One window from the genome of Esox lucius isolate fEsoLuc1 chromosome 23, fEsoLuc1.pri, whole genome shotgun sequence encodes:
- the chpt1 gene encoding cholinephosphotransferase 1: MPHFLWPEPLSAAQLKRLDEHKYSASGRSLFEPLCQVYWNWLVQQIPTWIAPNTLTIIGLVVNIVTTVVLVFYCPTATEEAPSWAFILSALGLFIYQSLDAIDGKQARRTNSSSALGELFDHGCDAVSTVFVAVGTCISCGIGSYHNWMFFCGFVGMFMFFCAQWQTYVSGTLRFGLVDVTEVQIAIIVMYLMSAFGGVALWDCRLPVLGVKLLTFPIMGIIGGALFSCYNYFYVILNGGVGKNGSTVADTSVLTPGMHIGLVLTLAFIIFKKSSNKLFELHPCLYILTFGMVIAKISNKLVVAHMTKSELYLPDTAFIGPGLLFLNQYFNGFIDEHIVLWIAMVLSLADLTRYCTGVCIQIASHLHIHVFSITAQAGPKRD; encoded by the exons ATGCCACATTTCTTGTGGCCAGAGCCGCTGTCAGCCGCACAACTCAAGCGGTTAGATGAGCACAAATACAGCGCCTCGGGACGATCATTATTCGAACCTCTATGTCAGGTATATTGGAACTGGCTGGTCCAACAAATTCCCACCTGGATAGCGCCTAATACCTTGACTATAATTGGCCTGGTTGTGAATATAGTCACAACCGTAgtgctggtgttttactgtcCAACGGCAACAGAAGAG gCTCCGTCATGGGCCTTTATCCTGAGTGCGTTGGGCCTGTTCATCTATCAGTCACTGGATGCGATCGATGGCAAGCAGGCCAGAAGGACCAATAGTAGCTCTGCGCTGGGGGAGCTCTTTGACCATGGCTGTGACGCCGTCTCCACAG TGTTTGTTGCTGTGGGAACATGTATATCCTGTGGGATAGGAAGCTACCATAATTGGATGTTCTTCTGCGGCTTTGTTGGGATGTTCATGTTCTTCTGTGCACAGTGGCAAACCTACGTTTCCGGAACGCTGCGCTTTGGTCT GGTTGATGTGACCGAGGTCCAGATTGCCATCATTGTCATGTATTTGATGTCAGCTTTTGGTGGAGTGGCCCTTTGGGACTGCAGG TTGCCTGTCCTCGGTGTGAAGCTGCTCACCTTCCCCATCATGGGAATCATTGGTGGAGCCCTGTTCTCCTGCTACAACTACTTCTACGTCATCCTCAACGGGGGGGTCGGCAAAAACGGCTCTACCGTCGCT GACACCAGTGTTCTGACCCCAGGTATGCACATCGGCCTAGTCCTCACATTGGCCTTCATCATCTTCAAGAAGTCATCCAACAAGCTGTTCGAGCTGCACCCCTGCCTCTACATTCTGACCTTCGGCATGGTCATTGCCAAGATCTCCAACAAGCTAGTT GTGGCCCACATGACCAAGAGTGAGCTTTATCTCCCAGACACAGCTTTCATCGGGCCTGGCCTTCTCTTTCTCAACCAGTACTTTAATGGCTTCATCGATGAGCACATAGTTCTCTGGATTGCCATG GTCCTGTCGTTGGCTGACTTGACACGCTACTGCACCGGGGTCTGTATCCAGATCGCCTCCCACCTGCACATCCATGTGTTCAGCATCACGGCGCAGGCCGGACCCAAACGCGACTGA